One stretch of Tribolium castaneum strain GA2 chromosome 5, icTriCast1.1, whole genome shotgun sequence DNA includes these proteins:
- the LOC135266290 gene encoding uncharacterized protein LOC135266290 codes for MENNRNTGNAGAPPQEMPTWFVRWLNSQQPRNVPNFAAPSTSTAVQRPQAILQVRPSTSAAADVDGWQVTPLPSDGTTSPEPDPEIPVAPEPAPLASPLVQEPGSSTTSATSGAVMASPPMPITTDNVAAISGVLRSLLDRPLPAPERPSFEGLKRQNPVKFLRAIEEYGRFFGLDSQRLLGVAMDCLKGNAKHWTGIFQKKWRGYEDFRRDFLRTYWSAKRQRDIRFQIATGRYDETRGTMLSHFAYYVDMANMLTTPLSEEVLLDELLRHFPERIQSLWVLEKICTTTDAAEFLAAQEIPGQNPGEKTNIAPRERPRATDHQRRNEPKRPRPNIDRHEVTRPAAPANRGNGFPKRSSDEQQWRNNQPSTSNNRWHNNNGNNSNNHWRKNNPNDNRNNTSSRAQGETSRNSKNSGNGGGVQDGA; via the exons ATGGAAAACAACAGGAACACCGGAAACGCCGGAGCCCCACCGCAAGAAATGCCGACGTGGTTCGTTCGTTGGTTAAACTCCCAACAACCAAGGAATGTGCCAAACTTCGCGGCGCCATCGACGTCGACAGCGGTTCAAAGACCGCAAGCCATCCTTCAGGTACGTCCAAGTACCAGCGCCGCCGCTGATGTCGATGGTTGGCAAGTCACTCCACTACCTAGCGACGGGACGACTTCGCCAGAACCCGACCCGGAAATTCCGGTAGCTCCGGAACCAGCCCCTCTTGCGAGCCCTCTTGTGCAAGAGCCGGGAAGTTCGACCACATCAGCGACTTCGGGAGCAGTGATGGCCTCACCAC CTATGCCAATCACAACAGACAATGTGGCCGCAATTTCCGGAGTACTCCGGAGCTTGCTGGATCGCCCACTTCCAGCTCCTGAACGACCATCTTTCGAAGGCCTGAAAAGGCAAAATCCGGTGAAATTCTTACGAGCCATTGAAGAATATGGACGTTTTTTCGGGCTCGACTCGCAGCGTCTTTTGGGAGTCGCCATGGATTGCTTGAAAGGCAATGCCAAACATTGGACGGGAATATTCCAGAAGAAGTGGCGTGGTTACGAGGACTTTCGACGGGACTTTCTCCGGACCTACTGGTCGGCCAAGCGTCAACGGGACATCAGATTTCAAATCGCTACAGGCCGCTATGACGAAACCAGGGGCACGATGCTGTCGCATTTTGCTTATTACGTCGACATGGCGAACATGTTAACAACACCTTTATCGGAGGAAGTGTTGCTGGATGAATTACTGCGTCACTTCCCCGAAAGAATACAGTCGTTGTGGGTATTAGAGAAAATCTGTACCACCACGGATGCCGCCGAATTCCTGGCAGCTCAAGAAATTCCGGgacaaaatccgggagagaaaACCAACATCGCTCCCAGGGAACGACCCCGCGCAACAGACCACCAGCGGCGTAACGAGCCAAAGCGCCCGCGGCCAAACATTGACCGCCACGAAGTAACTCGTCCTGCGGCTCCTGCAAATCGTGGAAATGGTTTCCCAAAACGCTCAAGTGACGAACAACAATGGCGCAACAACCAACCCAGCACCAGCAACAACCGTTGGCACAATAACAACGGAAACAACAGCAACAATCACTGGCGCAAAAACAACCCCAACGACAACCGCAACAACACAAGTTCGAGAGCGCAGGGTGAAACATCACGAAACTCCAAGAATTCGGGAAACGGGGGCGGAGTACAGGACGGGGCCTAA
- the mtd gene encoding oxidation resistance protein 1 isoform X8, which yields MIDIVEHFIWSRRASQDGGRVAKENVPWMRSKSRSVDHGISSPFDLDALRAKVDSQLDKNLDRDLDGSSNSLAEKKKTGPPENTTTYTVADRDTLTSVAARFDTTPSELTKLNRLATPYIFPGQQLYVPIRETAGNESEGSTPVEDSHDDLPPEEKELLDNLRPVSPKPGHVERVRTPSCNQSSTDLEEESAVFRERFLKINVRHITDGQGVVSGVLLVTPNAVMFDPNVSDPLVIEHGPEAYGVIAPMEFVVNAAIYNDIAHMRVGHSVETSTTAEKPEIYYPKAESRNEQDSMMVKDETFPELVAGDDAESVCSCTEREGDAFPKAFERELVTPTNLEENEQRSAEERRKSLLDHHWAIPSRDRQSIDTDEIPAISSSMIQEDQIDEEENLVKESCHDSGIDIRESSIPPVAPHPKKQYSDADIVLSKEWVPPITIAPTNVSDTESLARKKTNSVSFSLDSSSEAESGVPLSTSCSESKEETEKADTRKNKMLKRLSYPLSWMETLAGDKEEEKPPNHPHSADVHHSSVFSKVFSSSPINLVDFGTGLFLNKTPSEESGGSGGPHSAGSGGPPLSDSPRTDSSSFFPTNIISSVGASVGAVGASVGAMGASVGATVGAMGAQVGASVGAVGATVGAVGRSSVGTFIRQPTESSTKSKAPPPKLDYRSMVSVDDMPELFVSFDMRSPNYGLDSIELIPRPARSCEDPPLYLRLRMGKPLDKPIPRSTPLMSYGKKKMRPEYWFSVPRNRVDELYKFIQAWVPHLYGELNEEQVKARNFALVEMDTELWSEEPTPSASRHGSQDGELTEITKESWELIKAPYVKIYSIIKTQTMSADGSDEVIPMSEEYRRAFYSSAAPSIDAELTPPDLIGTTEILTDYHREALCRHLPARAEGYSWTLVFSTSQHGFSLNSMYRKMFKLESPILLVIEDTDNNVFGALTSCALQVSEHFYGTGESLLFRFSPEFQVYNWTGENLYFIKGNNESLSIGAGDGKFGLWLDGDLYLGRSEPCKTYGNDPLTPKVDFVVKTLECWAFVSS from the exons ATGATTGACATCGTCGAACACTTTATATG GTCACGTAGGGCCTCCCAGGATGGAGGAAGAGTCGCCAAAGAGAATGTGCCATGGATGCG GAGCAAAAGTCGGAGTGTGGACCACGGGATTTCGTCTCCCTTCGACCTTGACGCCCTCAGAGCCAAGGTGGACAGCCAACTGGACAAGAACCTCGACAGAG ATTTAGACGGCTCCAGTAATAGTTTGGCTGAGAAGAAAAAGACTGGACCGCCGGAAAATACCACCACTTATACG GTCGCTGACAGAGATACACTAACGTCAGTGGCGGCACGTTTCGACACAACCCCTTCAGAATTGACCAAATTAAATAGATTAGCAACACCTTACATATTCCCCGGCCAACAACTCTACGTACCAATCAGAGAAACGGCAGGAAATGAATCGGAAGGTTCGACACCGGTAGAAGACTCGCATGATGATTTGCCTCCGGAAGAGAAAG AACTACTCGACAACCTGAGGCCTGTTAGTCCAAAGCCAGGTCACGTGGAACGCGTGCGAACACCATCATGCAACCAGAGTTCCACCGACCTGGAGGAGGAGTCTGCGGTTTTCCGCGAACGCTTCCTCAAAATCAACGTACGACATATCACCGACGGCCAAGGCGTCGTAAGTGGGGTCCTTCTCGTGACTCCGAATGCAGTCATGTTCGACCCCAACGTCTCCGACCCCTTGGTCATCGAACACGGCCCGGAGGCCTACGGTGTTATCGCTCCGATGGAGTTTGTCGTGAATGCGGCAATTTACAACGACATTGCCCACATGCGCGTGGGGCACAGTGTTGAGACAAGTACAACAGCtgaaaaaccggaaatttATTATCCGAAAGCGGAAAGTCGCAACGAACAGGACTCGATGATGGTGAAAGATGAAACGTTTCCAGAGTTGG TTGCCGGCGATGATGCTGAATCTGTGTGTTCGTGTACAGAACGCGAGGGCGACGCTTTTCCCAAAGCCTTTGAACGGGAACTGGTCACACCGACGAATCTCGAAGAGAACGAACAGAGATCGGCCGAGGAAAGGCGGAAAAGTCTGCTGGACCATCACTGGGCCATACCTTCGAGGGATCGACAGTCGATAGACACGGACGAAATACCGGCCATATCGTCGTCGATGATTCAAGAGGATCAGATTGACGAAGAGGAGAATTTAGTCAAGGAGAGTTGTCACGACTCAGGGATTGATATCAGGGAAAGTAGCATACCGCCTGTAGCTCCACATCCgaaaaaa CAATACAGTGATGCTGATATAGTACTTTCAAAAGAATGGGTGCCTCCGATTACGATCGCACCTACGAACGTTAGCGATACGGAGAGTCTCGCAAGGAAAAAGACCAACTCGGTTTCGTTTAGTCTGGACTCGAGTTCGGAAGCTGAGAGTGGAGTTCCTTTATCAACGAGCTGCTCTGAGTCGAAGGAGGAAACCGAAAAGGCTGATACTAGGAAAAAtaag atgttaAAAAGACTGTCATATCCCTTATCATGGATGGAGACCTTAGCCGGCGACAAGGAGGAGGAAAAGCCCCCGAACCACCCTCACTCCGCCGACGTGCACCACTCGTCTGTATTTTCGAAGGTGTTTTCAAG TTCGCCCATCAATCTGGTGGACTTCGGGACGGGTCTTTTCCTCAACAAGACACCGTCTGAGGAGAGCGGTGGCTCCGGCGGCCCCCATTCGGCCGGCAGCGGGGGCCCCCCACTCAGTGATTCGCCCCGTACCGACAGTTCGAGTTTTTTCCCCACGAATATTATAAGTTCGGTGGGAGCGTCAGTCGGTGCTGTGGGGGCTTCGGTGGGCGCAATGGGGGCCTCCGTTGGGGCGACAGTTGGCGCAATGGGGGCGCAAGTCGGGGCGTCCGTCGGTGCCGTGGGGGCGACAGTTGGGGCTGTTGG ACGGTCGTCTGTGGGCACGTTCATACGACAACCGACCGAAAGCAGTACAAAGTCGAAGGCGCCGCCACCTAAATTAGATTATAGGTCGATGGTGTCTGTTGATGATATGCCCGAATTGTTTGTTTCGTTCGATA TGCGCTCTCCCAATTACGGGCTAGATTCCATTG AACTAATCCCGCGGCCGGCGCGCTCTTGCGAAGATCCACCGTTGTATCTTCGACTGCGTATGGGCAAGCCGTTGGACAAACCCATCCCGCGTTCAACGCCGCTGATGTCTTACGGCAAGAAGAAAATGCGACCCGAGTACTGGTTCAGTGTGCCAAGAAATAGGGTTGACGAACTGTACAAGTTTATTCAAGCTTGGGTTCCACACTTGTATGGCGAACTGAACGAGGAACAG GTGAAAGCACGGAATTTCGCTCTCGTGGAAATGGACACGGAGTTGTGGAGCGAAGAACCGACACCTTCGGCAAGCCGGCACGGGAGCCAAGACGGAGAACTCACCGAAATTACCAAAGAAAGCTGGGAG CTAATCAAGGCTCCTTACGTTAAGATCTACAGCATCATCAAGACCCAGACAATGTCGGCTGACGGCAGTGATGAG GTGATACCAATGTCTGAGGAGTATCGTCGGGCGTTTTACTCATCGGCAGCGCCCTCCATCGACGCCGAATTAACTCCCCCTGATTTAATCGGCACCACTGAAATTTTGACTGATTATCACCGCGAGGCTCTGTGTCGGCATTTGCCGGCACGGGCCGAAGGTTACTCGTGGACGCTCGTTTTTAGTACTAGCCAGCACGGCTTCAGCCTTAACTCCATGTACCGTAAAATGTTTAAACTTGAATCACCGATTTTACTCGTAATTGAAGATACCGACAATAAT GTATTTGGTGCTTTAACATCGTGCGCCTTGCAAGTATCGGAGCACTTTTACGGAACTGGTGAATCGTTGTTGTTTAGGTTCAGTCCCGAGTTCCAGGTGTACAACTGGACGGGCGAGAATTTGTATTTCATTAAGGGAAACAACGAGAGTTTGAGTATTGGGGCAGGTGATGGTAAGTTCGGCCTGTGGCTGGATGGGGATTTGTACTTGGGGCGGTCTGAGCCGTGCAAGACCTACGGTAACGACCCGCTGACGCCCAAAGTGGATTTCGTGGTGAAAACGCTCGAGTGTTGGGCCTTTGTCTCGAGTTAA
- the mtd gene encoding oxidation resistance protein 1 isoform X9 — MSRRASQDGGRVAKENVPWMRSKSRSVDHGISSPFDLDALRAKVDSQLDKNLDRDLDGSSNSLAEKKKTGPPENTTTYTVADRDTLTSVAARFDTTPSELTKLNRLATPYIFPGQQLYVPIRETAGNESEGSTPVEDSHDDLPPEEKELLDNLRPVSPKPGHVERVRTPSCNQSSTDLEEESAVFRERFLKINVRHITDGQGVVSGVLLVTPNAVMFDPNVSDPLVIEHGPEAYGVIAPMEFVVNAAIYNDIAHMRVGHSVETSTTAEKPEIYYPKAESRNEQDSMMVKDETFPELVAGDDAESVCSCTEREGDAFPKAFERELVTPTNLEENEQRSAEERRKSLLDHHWAIPSRDRQSIDTDEIPAISSSMIQEDQIDEEENLVKESCHDSGIDIRESSIPPVAPHPKKQYSDADIVLSKEWVPPITIAPTNVSDTESLARKKTNSVSFSLDSSSEAESGVPLSTSCSESKEETEKADTRKNKMLKRLSYPLSWMETLAGDKEEEKPPNHPHSADVHHSSVFSKVFSSSPINLVDFGTGLFLNKTPSEESGGSGGPHSAGSGGPPLSDSPRTDSSSFFPTNIISSVGASVGAVGASVGAMGASVGATVGAMGAQVGASVGAVGATVGAVGRSSVGTFIRQPTESSTKSKAPPPKLDYRSMVSVDDMPELFVSFDMRSPNYGLDSIELIPRPARSCEDPPLYLRLRMGKPLDKPIPRSTPLMSYGKKKMRPEYWFSVPRNRVDELYKFIQAWVPHLYGELNEEQVKARNFALVEMDTELWSEEPTPSASRHGSQDGELTEITKESWELIKAPYVKIYSIIKTQTMSADGSDEVIPMSEEYRRAFYSSAAPSIDAELTPPDLIGTTEILTDYHREALCRHLPARAEGYSWTLVFSTSQHGFSLNSMYRKMFKLESPILLVIEDTDNNVFGALTSCALQVSEHFYGTGESLLFRFSPEFQVYNWTGENLYFIKGNNESLSIGAGDGKFGLWLDGDLYLGRSEPCKTYGNDPLTPKVDFVVKTLECWAFVSS, encoded by the exons AT GTCACGTAGGGCCTCCCAGGATGGAGGAAGAGTCGCCAAAGAGAATGTGCCATGGATGCG GAGCAAAAGTCGGAGTGTGGACCACGGGATTTCGTCTCCCTTCGACCTTGACGCCCTCAGAGCCAAGGTGGACAGCCAACTGGACAAGAACCTCGACAGAG ATTTAGACGGCTCCAGTAATAGTTTGGCTGAGAAGAAAAAGACTGGACCGCCGGAAAATACCACCACTTATACG GTCGCTGACAGAGATACACTAACGTCAGTGGCGGCACGTTTCGACACAACCCCTTCAGAATTGACCAAATTAAATAGATTAGCAACACCTTACATATTCCCCGGCCAACAACTCTACGTACCAATCAGAGAAACGGCAGGAAATGAATCGGAAGGTTCGACACCGGTAGAAGACTCGCATGATGATTTGCCTCCGGAAGAGAAAG AACTACTCGACAACCTGAGGCCTGTTAGTCCAAAGCCAGGTCACGTGGAACGCGTGCGAACACCATCATGCAACCAGAGTTCCACCGACCTGGAGGAGGAGTCTGCGGTTTTCCGCGAACGCTTCCTCAAAATCAACGTACGACATATCACCGACGGCCAAGGCGTCGTAAGTGGGGTCCTTCTCGTGACTCCGAATGCAGTCATGTTCGACCCCAACGTCTCCGACCCCTTGGTCATCGAACACGGCCCGGAGGCCTACGGTGTTATCGCTCCGATGGAGTTTGTCGTGAATGCGGCAATTTACAACGACATTGCCCACATGCGCGTGGGGCACAGTGTTGAGACAAGTACAACAGCtgaaaaaccggaaatttATTATCCGAAAGCGGAAAGTCGCAACGAACAGGACTCGATGATGGTGAAAGATGAAACGTTTCCAGAGTTGG TTGCCGGCGATGATGCTGAATCTGTGTGTTCGTGTACAGAACGCGAGGGCGACGCTTTTCCCAAAGCCTTTGAACGGGAACTGGTCACACCGACGAATCTCGAAGAGAACGAACAGAGATCGGCCGAGGAAAGGCGGAAAAGTCTGCTGGACCATCACTGGGCCATACCTTCGAGGGATCGACAGTCGATAGACACGGACGAAATACCGGCCATATCGTCGTCGATGATTCAAGAGGATCAGATTGACGAAGAGGAGAATTTAGTCAAGGAGAGTTGTCACGACTCAGGGATTGATATCAGGGAAAGTAGCATACCGCCTGTAGCTCCACATCCgaaaaaa CAATACAGTGATGCTGATATAGTACTTTCAAAAGAATGGGTGCCTCCGATTACGATCGCACCTACGAACGTTAGCGATACGGAGAGTCTCGCAAGGAAAAAGACCAACTCGGTTTCGTTTAGTCTGGACTCGAGTTCGGAAGCTGAGAGTGGAGTTCCTTTATCAACGAGCTGCTCTGAGTCGAAGGAGGAAACCGAAAAGGCTGATACTAGGAAAAAtaag atgttaAAAAGACTGTCATATCCCTTATCATGGATGGAGACCTTAGCCGGCGACAAGGAGGAGGAAAAGCCCCCGAACCACCCTCACTCCGCCGACGTGCACCACTCGTCTGTATTTTCGAAGGTGTTTTCAAG TTCGCCCATCAATCTGGTGGACTTCGGGACGGGTCTTTTCCTCAACAAGACACCGTCTGAGGAGAGCGGTGGCTCCGGCGGCCCCCATTCGGCCGGCAGCGGGGGCCCCCCACTCAGTGATTCGCCCCGTACCGACAGTTCGAGTTTTTTCCCCACGAATATTATAAGTTCGGTGGGAGCGTCAGTCGGTGCTGTGGGGGCTTCGGTGGGCGCAATGGGGGCCTCCGTTGGGGCGACAGTTGGCGCAATGGGGGCGCAAGTCGGGGCGTCCGTCGGTGCCGTGGGGGCGACAGTTGGGGCTGTTGG ACGGTCGTCTGTGGGCACGTTCATACGACAACCGACCGAAAGCAGTACAAAGTCGAAGGCGCCGCCACCTAAATTAGATTATAGGTCGATGGTGTCTGTTGATGATATGCCCGAATTGTTTGTTTCGTTCGATA TGCGCTCTCCCAATTACGGGCTAGATTCCATTG AACTAATCCCGCGGCCGGCGCGCTCTTGCGAAGATCCACCGTTGTATCTTCGACTGCGTATGGGCAAGCCGTTGGACAAACCCATCCCGCGTTCAACGCCGCTGATGTCTTACGGCAAGAAGAAAATGCGACCCGAGTACTGGTTCAGTGTGCCAAGAAATAGGGTTGACGAACTGTACAAGTTTATTCAAGCTTGGGTTCCACACTTGTATGGCGAACTGAACGAGGAACAG GTGAAAGCACGGAATTTCGCTCTCGTGGAAATGGACACGGAGTTGTGGAGCGAAGAACCGACACCTTCGGCAAGCCGGCACGGGAGCCAAGACGGAGAACTCACCGAAATTACCAAAGAAAGCTGGGAG CTAATCAAGGCTCCTTACGTTAAGATCTACAGCATCATCAAGACCCAGACAATGTCGGCTGACGGCAGTGATGAG GTGATACCAATGTCTGAGGAGTATCGTCGGGCGTTTTACTCATCGGCAGCGCCCTCCATCGACGCCGAATTAACTCCCCCTGATTTAATCGGCACCACTGAAATTTTGACTGATTATCACCGCGAGGCTCTGTGTCGGCATTTGCCGGCACGGGCCGAAGGTTACTCGTGGACGCTCGTTTTTAGTACTAGCCAGCACGGCTTCAGCCTTAACTCCATGTACCGTAAAATGTTTAAACTTGAATCACCGATTTTACTCGTAATTGAAGATACCGACAATAAT GTATTTGGTGCTTTAACATCGTGCGCCTTGCAAGTATCGGAGCACTTTTACGGAACTGGTGAATCGTTGTTGTTTAGGTTCAGTCCCGAGTTCCAGGTGTACAACTGGACGGGCGAGAATTTGTATTTCATTAAGGGAAACAACGAGAGTTTGAGTATTGGGGCAGGTGATGGTAAGTTCGGCCTGTGGCTGGATGGGGATTTGTACTTGGGGCGGTCTGAGCCGTGCAAGACCTACGGTAACGACCCGCTGACGCCCAAAGTGGATTTCGTGGTGAAAACGCTCGAGTGTTGGGCCTTTGTCTCGAGTTAA